A segment of the Candidatus Peregrinibacteria bacterium genome:
TAGAGAAATTACCACCTGCAGATATCCTTATGATTGAGAGTACTTATGGTAATAAATTTCATGAATCTATTGTGGAGGCGCAAGATGCATTGGCAAAGATTATAAATGAAACTGCCGCAAAGGGCGGTAAGATTATTATCCCTGCATTTGCACTTGGACGTACTCAGGAGGTAACGTATGAGCTACATCAACTTGCTAATGCAAAACGTATCCCTGCGATTCCTATCTTTTTGGATAGTCCACTTGCAGTTAGTGTAACCGGAGTATTCAAGGCTCATCCCGAATGTTATGATGAAGAATCGAAAAAGATGATTGAAGATGGTAGTGAATCACTACTTGGATTTGATAATTTTAAGCAAACTAAATCAGTAGAGGAGTCAAAAGAATTAAATAATTTCAATGGTCCTTGTATTATTATTTCTGCATCGGGTATGTGTGAGCATGGTCGAATCCTGCATCATCTAAAAAATAATATCGAGGATCCTCGCAACGCAGTAATGATAGTTGGATACCAAGCTGAAAACACCCTTGGTCGCAAATTAGTAAAGGGTGAAACAGTGGTGAGTATTTTTGATAAAGATTATCAAGTAAAGGCGCGCATAGAGGCATTAAATTATTTTTCCGGACATGCGGATCGTTCAGATCTTTTGAATTTCGCAACGTCCGTAAAAGGGTTGAAGAGGACATTTGTCGTTCATGGCGATGCGGAGAGGAGCTTTGCACTCAAAGAAGCATTCGAGAGTAATGAATTATCAAATGTGTGTGTGCCATCTTGGGGTGAAGTATATGACTTGAATTTAAAAGCATTAGAGACTGGAGGTAAGCCAAAACTACGTATAATGTGTGGTGGTGAATATATATACGATGCCAAGGGGATACTTGCTCCGGCTGACGTATCTCATTTGGGAGGGGATGGTATTCCGGATCATGAAGGTAAGAATATTTTTGCTGCAGACAATGCTGAGGAAGAAAGGAAAGCGCCTAAAAAAGAAGATAAGAAGGCTAAGACTTCAGGCTTCGACTCTGGCGGGTTTGATAGCTAGCCTATTTTTCCACTCAAAAAACCAAGGGCTAATAGTATAATTCCAGCAGTTCCTACGAAATATGCAAAGGCTCTTTTTTGCACTTGTGATTTTTTTTAGTTATTATCAATTTCGTAAACAGTATATTCTTTTTCAAACAAAAACAAATGTTAGAAGAGGTGAACAAAATAAAAATAGGTGGGCATGAGATAGAATATGTTCTTAGGAAAAAAATTAGTACTCGTAATTTGTCGATGCGCTTGGATTTTGGGCGGCGCCTCTATATATCGGCGCCGCGGCTTATGAGTACCGGTAGGATTCTTGATTTTCTCAAAGAAAAGGAATCTTGGCTAAAGAAAAATATAGAAAAACTTGATCAGAAAAATGAGGAGAAGGCGCTTCACAAAAAAGATGTCAAAGAAGGTGAGTTATTTGTACTGCTTGGCCAAAAATACAATTTGGATATACGATTTCTTAGTAAGAAGCGCGGGAACGCATATTTTGAATGTTTGGAAGATGGTAAGAATAATTTGGTTTTGGAGATTCATGAAGCCACGCAGTTTAGAGACGTTCCGGAGGTGGGGAGGATCGCTATAGATAAATTGTACAGGCAATTTGCAAAACAATATTTCACAGAGAGGGTGGGGAAATTAAATGAAGAACATTATGGGTTCAAATACCGTGATATAAGGGTGAAAAATCAAATGACCAGATATGGCTCGTGCTCATCTAAGGGGAATTTGAATTTCAATTGGAAAGTGATCATGGCTCCACCGGAAGTGGTGGATTATTTGTTAGCACATGAATTATCCCATCTTTCGCAGATGAACCATTCGGCTAAGTTTTGGGAACTTGTTGAAAAAGCCTGCCCGCAGTACGACAAACATCGCAAATGGCTCAAAGCAAAAGGCCACACTTTGACCTTCTAGCAGACGTTTTTTTTCCTATATCCCCAAAGCGCGGAGTTTGCCGGCTCATTCCTTTGGAATTATATGCAAGAAATATTCCTGGTTTCCTTCTTTGCCTTTGAGCGTCAGTTGGATTTTTTTCTTTAACTGCCAACCAAATTCAGATAAGAATTTTGGCATTGCATCCAAGTGATTCTTTATCACGTCTATATTCGCAGCGATCCCTTTGACGACGTATCTTTCACCTACTTCAAATTGAGGTTTGAATAGTGCGAGTATTTCATAGTTATGGTTTTCTCCTTGCAAAGTCTTTAAGAATTCTGAGAGTGGCTCAAGGATTTTTTTGAGAGAAATAAAAGAAACATCTATTACGATGATGTCAAAATGGTCAAATCCGAGCTTCTTTACTGTAGCTGGTTTAAGTGTACGGAAATCAGTTTTTTCTAGGCTAACAACCCTTTTGTCGGATTTTAGTTTAGGATGCAGCTGAGCGGTCCCATTGTCCACTGCGAAGACTCTTCCCGCCCCCATCTCGAGTAATATTTCACTAAACCCACCGGTAGACGCACCAATATCCATGCAAACTGTGTCATTTGCAGCAACGTGCCATCTTTTTATAGCTTCTTCGAGTTTTAGTGCAGAGCGGCTCACGTACATTTTTAAATCTCGTACCTCTATTTTATCAGCCTCCTCTACTGTAAAGGCAGGTTTTTTGATTATATTTCCATTCACAGAGACCTTACCACTTTTGATAAGTACTTGCGCTTTTTCACGGCTCTCTGCGAGGTCATTGTTGGCGATATAAATATCGAGTCTCATAGTTTTTTTGCTAAATATTCTTTTGATAGACGGCAAATTCATATTTCGAACCATTTTCTTCAATTGCATCCGACCTACTCATTTCTTTGAAAACATCTTTTGAGAATTCCGGGAAGAAAGTATCGCACTCAAACGTATTATCGATCTCGGTAATATATAATTTGTCACAACTTGGATGGTTGATAGCGTCAGCATATACATGACCACCTCCTATTACAAACACTTCATGAATGTCATAGCTTTCAATCATTGTAAGTGCAGTATCTAGAGAGTCTGCGATAAGGACGCCTTCATCCGCCTGATAGTCAGGATTTCTACTCAAAATTATATTCAGCCTTTTAGGTAGTGGTCTTTTGTCTATAGGCAAAGATTCATATGTGCGGCGTCCCATAATCACTGCATTTTGTCCTATATTTTCACCTTTTGGTGATCTGGTAGTATCTCTGAAATACTTCATATCTGTCGGCAAATGCCATGGCAGATCATTGTCTCGACCTATCCCACGATGTTTATCACACGCGACTATCATTGAAAATTTCATATTTTATTATTATTATATACTTTTAGACGTATTGATAATTTAGTCTAACTCTTAAGAGTTAAATTAGGACAACAATATCCTATACAGCAACTTTGAACTTAATAAATGGATCATGCTCATAATTCTCTAATGTAAAATCCTCAAACACGATATCAAAGAAGGGTTTTTTGTTTAATTTGAGAGTAGGGAGCTTGTGCGGCGTCCTTGTTAGCTGCTCTTGTAGCCCTTCGATATGGTTTAGATAAATATGTGCATCTCCCATAGTATGAGTGAAAATCCCAGGTTCCAAATCACATTCTATCGCCACCATAATCATCAGTGCCGCATAACTCGCTATATTAAAAGGCACCCCGAGCGCAACGTCAGCACTCCTTTGATATAACTGACAATCCAGCCTTCCACCCCCTACATAAAACTGAAAAAACATATGACATGGAGGCAGCGCCATTTCCGGTACTTGCGCGACGTTCCATGCATTCACAATTATGCGTCTTGAATCAGGATTGTTTTTAATCATATCAATTGCCTGCGAGATCTGATCTATAGAACCGCCATGCCCACATTTATCGCAGTCCCCATGAGGACAACCATATTTCGGCCACGACCTCCATTGATATCCATATACCGGCCCAAGCTCACCATCCGGCGCAGCCCAAGCATTCCAAATAGGCGTATACTCTTTGAGTCCATCATTGATATTTGTCGAACCTTTTAGAAACCAAAGTAATTCCCGAATAACCGCATCAAAAAGTGTTTTTTTTGTAGTGACCATCGGGAACCCATCTCGCAGATCATATTTCCTCTGTATTCCAAATATAGAAATAGTCCCAGTGCCGGTTCGATCACTTTTTTCTTCACCATTATCCAAAATTTCTTGTACAAGCGAGAGGTATTGTTTCATGCAAACTTAGTTTAAATAGCAAGCGCATTCTACCTACTCACCAACCACTAATCAATTATTTTTACCTCTGCATCTCTATGGCGAACATACTGATAAGCTTTACAAATTCTGCACGACTGATGAAGTCGCTTGATCGAAATGTGCCGTCTGCATAGCCCTGCAATAGTCCTTTCATTTGGAAGTATAGAATATGAGGTAGATATGGGTCACTGAAGCCAACATCTGTGAAACCACCTACTCCAAAGTTTTCCCATAGGCTTTTACCGAATTTTTTGTGGAGTCTCGCTCCGGAAACTCTGAACATGAGGCGAAGGGCGTTACCACGTTTCAATTGAGCTTTTGAGTTAAATGAACCATCTACAATTTTATTCAAAACTCCTCGTTCAAAGCTTGCTTTTACAAAAGGAAGACTGGTATTTTCATACACGAGTTTTTCTCTCGAAGAGATGTCTGTAAATACAGCTGTTGCAAGAACT
Coding sequences within it:
- a CDS encoding MBL fold metallo-hydrolase; protein product: MQITFIGANHTVTGSKYLIEINGKSFIMECGMHQGRRKESEHRNNCFPFDVKGLDAVVLSHAHIDHSGNLPNLVNHGYEGPIYSTHATKDLCQYMLTDSGRIQESNVEYINKRKEKRGQELIEPIYTEADAINAISYFKGQNYYESFDVVDGVKCTFYDAGHILGSAMIFLEMHDFETDEKVSLLFTGDLGRPHLPILRDPDIEKLPPADILMIESTYGNKFHESIVEAQDALAKIINETAAKGGKIIIPAFALGRTQEVTYELHQLANAKRIPAIPIFLDSPLAVSVTGVFKAHPECYDEESKKMIEDGSESLLGFDNFKQTKSVEESKELNNFNGPCIIISASGMCEHGRILHHLKNNIEDPRNAVMIVGYQAENTLGRKLVKGETVVSIFDKDYQVKARIEALNYFSGHADRSDLLNFATSVKGLKRTFVVHGDAERSFALKEAFESNELSNVCVPSWGEVYDLNLKALETGGKPKLRIMCGGEYIYDAKGILAPADVSHLGGDGIPDHEGKNIFAADNAEEERKAPKKEDKKAKTSGFDSGGFDS
- a CDS encoding SprT family zinc-dependent metalloprotease — encoded protein: MLEEVNKIKIGGHEIEYVLRKKISTRNLSMRLDFGRRLYISAPRLMSTGRILDFLKEKESWLKKNIEKLDQKNEEKALHKKDVKEGELFVLLGQKYNLDIRFLSKKRGNAYFECLEDGKNNLVLEIHEATQFRDVPEVGRIAIDKLYRQFAKQYFTERVGKLNEEHYGFKYRDIRVKNQMTRYGSCSSKGNLNFNWKVIMAPPEVVDYLLAHELSHLSQMNHSAKFWELVEKACPQYDKHRKWLKAKGHTLTF
- a CDS encoding TlyA family RNA methyltransferase; the protein is MRLDIYIANNDLAESREKAQVLIKSGKVSVNGNIIKKPAFTVEEADKIEVRDLKMYVSRSALKLEEAIKRWHVAANDTVCMDIGASTGGFSEILLEMGAGRVFAVDNGTAQLHPKLKSDKRVVSLEKTDFRTLKPATVKKLGFDHFDIIVIDVSFISLKKILEPLSEFLKTLQGENHNYEILALFKPQFEVGERYVVKGIAANIDVIKNHLDAMPKFLSEFGWQLKKKIQLTLKGKEGNQEYFLHIIPKE
- a CDS encoding dihydrofolate reductase, whose amino-acid sequence is MKFSMIVACDKHRGIGRDNDLPWHLPTDMKYFRDTTRSPKGENIGQNAVIMGRRTYESLPIDKRPLPKRLNIILSRNPDYQADEGVLIADSLDTALTMIESYDIHEVFVIGGGHVYADAINHPSCDKLYITEIDNTFECDTFFPEFSKDVFKEMSRSDAIEENGSKYEFAVYQKNI
- a CDS encoding thymidylate synthase, which codes for MKQYLSLVQEILDNGEEKSDRTGTGTISIFGIQRKYDLRDGFPMVTTKKTLFDAVIRELLWFLKGSTNINDGLKEYTPIWNAWAAPDGELGPVYGYQWRSWPKYGCPHGDCDKCGHGGSIDQISQAIDMIKNNPDSRRIIVNAWNVAQVPEMALPPCHMFFQFYVGGGRLDCQLYQRSADVALGVPFNIASYAALMIMVAIECDLEPGIFTHTMGDAHIYLNHIEGLQEQLTRTPHKLPTLKLNKKPFFDIVFEDFTLENYEHDPFIKFKVAV